A stretch of the Papaver somniferum cultivar HN1 chromosome 6, ASM357369v1, whole genome shotgun sequence genome encodes the following:
- the LOC113286379 gene encoding RNA polymerase II-associated protein 3-like codes for MLKISGVPKWSIIESYLETLVSPNLGTTIHNALKFANSDPNSISPTATSEKELGNLYFKQKKFEQAIDCYSRSIALSPTAVAFANRAMAYLKIKRYEQAENDCTEALNLDDRYIKAYSRRATARKELGKLESYVEDTESALRLEPDNQEVKKQNAEVKNLYNKEVLEKTLADSKI; via the exons ATGCTAAAGATCAGTGGTGTTCCGAAATGGTCTATAATAGAGTCGTACTTGGAGACTTTAGTTTCTCCTAACTTGGGTACTACAATACATAATGCACTTAAGTTCGCGAATTCTGATCCAAATAGCATATCTCCTACTGCTACTTCAGAGAAAGAACTG GGCAATCTGTACTTCAAGCAGAAAAAATTTGAGCAAGCAATTGATTGTTATTCCAGAAGCATTGCACTATCACCAACGGCAGTAGCTTTTGCAAATAGAGCCATGGCTTATCTCAAAATCAAGAG ATACGAACAAGCTGAAAATGACTGCACAGAGGCCTTAAATCTGGATGACCGCTACATAAAGGCATATTCAAGGCGTGCAACAGCTAGGAAAGAACTTGGAAAACTTGAATCATATGTTGAAG ATACCGAGTCTGCACTGAGACTGGAACCAGACAACCAAGAAGTCAAGAAGCAGAATGCTGAGGTGAAGAATCTTTATAACAAG
- the LOC113290012 gene encoding lecithin-cholesterol acyltransferase-like 4 has protein sequence MTVLLDELIRSLEIWLKLIKDKKPNVNPNLDPVLLVPGIAGSILNSVDENGAQERIWVRFLGADREFRNKLWSMFNPSTGETLSLDRNSKIVVPEDRYGLYAIDCLDPDLIVGRDFVCYFHAMIVEMLKWGFEEGKTLFGFGYDFRQSNRLQATMDRFAARLESVYSASGGKKITIISHSMGGLLVKCFMSLHSNIFEKYVKNWIAIAAPFRGAPGYITTSLLNGMSFVEGWEQNFFISKWSMQQLLIECPSIYELMACPNFDWQCHPLLEIWKEKHDSNGNPKVMLESYKPAEAIYIMKEALSSNTVNYNGVDVTVPFNLDILKWANETQKVLSSAKVPTQCKFYNIYGTSNDTPHSVCYGSEQTPITDLHQILPLKGKYVCVDGDGTVPVESAKADGLNAEARVGVPGEHRGIICDRHVFRILKHWLKAGDLDPFYNPLNDYVILPTAFEIEKKLHLQEDIQGGGGLPKVVVTSLKEEWEIIPKDYDSIQDEEDIQGVTTSENEAPLLKASLSVSHVGLKEVKQNHVELRGGGGGALSVVCTSTATAMAN, from the exons ATGACTGTTTTGTTGGATGAATTGATTCGTTCATTAGAGATATGGTTGAAGCTAATCAAAGACAAAAAACCTAATGTTAACCCTAATCTCGATCCTGTACTGCTAGTACCTGGTATTGCTGGTTCTATACTTAATTCTGTTGATGAGAATGGTGCTCAAGAACGTATTTGGGTACGATTTCTAGGTGCTGATCGGGAATTTAGGAACAAGCTTTGGTCAATGTTTAATCCTTCTACTG GTGAAACACTGTCGTTGGATCGCAATTCGAAAATTGTTGTGCCAGAAGATCGATATGGGCTGTATGCGATTGATTGCTTGGATCCTGACTTG ATTGTTGGACGTGATTTTGTTTGTTATTTCCATGCAATGATTGTGGAAATGCTCAAGTGGGGTTTTGAAGAAGGAAAGACACTGTTTGGGTTTGGCTATGATTTTCGTCAAAGTAATAG ACTTCAGGCAACAATGGATCGCTTTGCTGCTAGATTAGAGTCAGTTTACAGTGCTTCTGGAGGGAAGAAGATAACTATAATAAGTCACTCTATGGGAGGTCTTTTGGTGAAATGTTTCATGAGCCTGCACAGTAAT ATATTTGAGAAATACGTGAAGAACTGGATAGCAATTGCTGCACCATTTCGTG GTGCACCTGGATATATTACAACCAGCCTACTGAATGGAATGTCCTTTGTCGAGGGATGGGAACAgaatttttttatatcaaaatgGAGCATGCAGCAACTG TTGATCGAATGTCCATCTATATATGAATTGATGGCTTGCCCAAATTTTGATTGGCAATGCCATCCTCTTCTGGAGATATGGAAAGAGAAGCATGATAGCAATGGCAATCCAAAAGTTATGCTGGAGTCATATAAACCAGCAGAAGCCATATATATAATGAAGGAAGCTCTTTCGAGTAACACG GTTAATTATAATGGTGTGGATGTCACAGTGCCGTTCAACTTAGACATCCTAAAATGGGCTAATGAAACTCAGAAGGTCTTGTCATCTGCTAAGGTTCCTACTCAATGTAAATTCTACAACATATATGGGACCAGTAATGATACTCCTCATAGTGTTTG TTATGGGAGCGAGCAAACACCCATTACGGATCTACATCAGATCCTACCATTAAAG GGTAAGTACGTATGTGTTGATGGTGATGGAACAGTTCCTGTGGAATCTGCGAAG GCTGATGGCCTTAATGCCGAGGCAAGGGTTGGAGTTCCTGGTGAACACAGGGGGATTATTTGTGATCGGCATGTATTCCGTATACTGAAGCACTGGCTTAAGGCAGGAGATCTTGACCCCTTCTACAATCCCCTGAATGATTATGTGATCTTGCCAACTgcttttgaaattgagaagaaaCTCCACCTCCAAGAAGATATTCAAGGAGGGGGTGGCCTGCCTAAGGTAGTAGTAACTTCTTTGAAAGAAGAGTGGGAGATTATCCCAAAAGACTACGATAGCAtccaagatgaagaagatatacaagGAGTCACCACTAGTGAAAATGAAGCACCATTATTGAAAGCGTCCTTGTCTGTTTCTCATGTCGGATTGAAGGAGGTGAAACAAAACCACGTTGAACTTAGAGGAGGTGGTGGAGGGGCTTTGAGTGTTGTATGCACATCCACAGCCACGGCCATGGCTAACTAA
- the LOC113291750 gene encoding F-box protein CPR1-like, producing the protein MSYTHGMGYDGVNEDYKIVIASCFVDHEYSSEVIVYSLKTDSWKSIESNKIPPYSNYGDQHGVCVYGVLHWIADRLSVSGTKAGVIVAFDIVEDRFFLEGLAHNLTPEFLGVLDGELAMLCKVNGSTVPGFDVWVMKDYPRKETWTKMYTEW; encoded by the exons ATGAGTTATACGCACGGGATGGGTTACGATGGGGTGAATGAGGATTACAAGATTGTGATAGCTTCTTGTTTTGTGGATCATGAGTATAGTAGTGAGGTGATTGTGTACTCGTTAAAGACAGATTCATGGAAAAGTATTGAGAGTAATAAGATTCCTCCTTACTCTAATTACGGAGATCAGCATGGGGTGTGTGTTTATGGTGTGCTTCACTGGATAGCTGATCGTTTATCTGTAAGTGGAACTAAAGCAGGTGTTATTGTTGCTTTTGATATTGTTGAGGATAGGTTTTTTCTTGAAGGTCTTGCTCATAACCTGACCCCTGAGTTCTTGGGTGTCTTGGATGGGGAGCTAGCCATGCTCTGTAAGGTTAATGGAAGTACTGTGCCTGGTTTCGATGTGTGGGTTATGAAGGACTATCCTAGGAAAGAAACGTGGACCAAAATGTATACA GAATGGTGA